The following coding sequences lie in one Sinorhizobium fredii USDA 257 genomic window:
- a CDS encoding cephalosporin hydroxylase family protein — MDPIEQFRAERVAAIDGYRRDSEFQALSDQWREASMAKRYVYNFDWLGRPIIQYPQDIVAMQELIWATRPDLVIETGIAHGGSLILSASLLAMLDMCDAIEAGVSFDPSQSKRKVIGVDIDIRAHNRAAIDAHPMASRIQMFQGSAIDTDVVKQVREASAGYERVMVCLDSMHTHAHVLAELEAYAPLVTPGCYCVVFDTLVEDMPAGFFEDRPWDVGDNPKTAVHSYLESHPEFEIDRSVQNKLMVTVAPDGFLKRLDR; from the coding sequence ATGGACCCTATCGAACAATTCCGCGCCGAGCGGGTAGCCGCGATCGACGGCTATCGCCGCGACAGCGAGTTCCAGGCGCTTTCCGACCAATGGCGCGAAGCCTCGATGGCGAAGCGCTACGTCTATAATTTCGATTGGCTCGGCCGTCCGATCATCCAGTATCCGCAGGATATCGTGGCGATGCAGGAACTGATCTGGGCGACGCGTCCCGATCTGGTGATCGAGACCGGGATCGCCCATGGGGGCTCGCTGATCCTCAGCGCCTCGCTGCTCGCCATGCTCGACATGTGCGACGCGATCGAGGCGGGCGTTTCGTTCGATCCGAGCCAGTCAAAGCGCAAGGTGATCGGCGTCGACATTGACATTCGCGCCCATAATCGCGCGGCGATCGACGCCCATCCCATGGCAAGCCGCATCCAGATGTTCCAGGGTTCAGCCATCGATACCGACGTCGTGAAACAGGTCCGTGAGGCGTCGGCAGGCTACGAGCGCGTCATGGTCTGCCTCGATTCCATGCACACCCACGCGCATGTGCTTGCCGAACTGGAGGCCTATGCGCCGCTGGTCACTCCAGGCTGCTATTGCGTCGTGTTCGACACGCTGGTGGAGGACATGCCCGCCGGCTTCTTCGAGGATCGCCCCTGGGACGTCGGCGACAATCCGAAAACCGCGGTGCACAGCTATCTCGAATCCCACCCGGAATTCGAGATCGACCGGTCGGTTCAGAACAAGCTGATGGTCACCGTTGCGCCGGACGGTTTCCTGAAAAGGCTCGATCGCTAA
- a CDS encoding NAD-dependent epimerase/dehydratase family protein — MFTVLGGSGFIGRNLVRRLRELGQVVNAPGRADLPLAGQDLGHVIYAIGLTADFRTRPFDTIEAHVSLAADVLRQNAFSSFLYLSSTRVYTNGQDTRETALLSASPLNPSDLYNLSKLTGEALCLASGRQNVRVARLSNVVGPDEAQADTFLGALCREASAGHIQLQTALESSKDYIWIDDAVDLLLRIAQQGRHSVYNVASGRQTSHAEWCAAIQSRTTCTLAVNDKAPTVSLAPIFNGRVKEEFAFAAAPVLERISEILGMSGSEPNPDPRPST; from the coding sequence ATGTTCACGGTTCTCGGCGGTTCCGGTTTCATCGGGCGCAATCTGGTGCGGCGGTTGCGCGAACTCGGACAGGTCGTCAATGCACCCGGCCGTGCCGACTTGCCGCTCGCAGGCCAGGACCTCGGCCATGTGATCTATGCCATCGGCCTGACCGCCGATTTTCGCACCCGGCCGTTCGACACGATCGAGGCCCACGTTTCGCTCGCGGCGGACGTGCTGCGCCAGAACGCGTTTTCCTCTTTCCTCTATCTTTCATCGACGCGCGTCTATACCAATGGTCAGGACACGCGCGAAACTGCCCTTCTGTCGGCGTCGCCGCTCAATCCATCGGACCTCTACAATCTTTCGAAGTTGACGGGGGAGGCGCTCTGTCTCGCCTCTGGGCGCCAGAACGTGCGGGTGGCGCGGCTGTCAAACGTCGTCGGTCCCGATGAAGCACAGGCGGATACGTTCCTCGGGGCGCTGTGCCGAGAGGCCAGCGCGGGGCACATCCAGCTTCAGACGGCGCTCGAGTCCAGCAAGGACTATATCTGGATCGACGACGCCGTCGATCTGCTGCTCCGGATCGCCCAGCAAGGGCGGCACTCGGTCTATAACGTGGCGAGCGGCAGGCAGACCAGCCATGCGGAATGGTGTGCGGCAATTCAATCGCGGACCACATGCACCCTTGCCGTCAACGACAAGGCGCCGACGGTTTCTCTTGCACCGATCTTCAACGGGCGGGTGAAAGAGGAATTCGCTTTTGCGGCCGCACCTGTGCTAGAGCGCATTTCTGAAATCCTGGGCATGAGCGGATCGGAGCCGAATCCCGATCCGCGGCCTTCCACATGA
- a CDS encoding acyltransferase, which translates to MINLHPTARISPLSDIEDSVRGTRIVVGEASVIDSFVKIKPAGGSGDLEIGRFCYINSGCVFYTGNGISIADNVLIAANCTFAPVNHAFKDKDRLIREQGFEPSRGGIVVEEDVWIGANSVILDGAILRKGCVIAAGSIVRGEVEAYAICGGNPLRRLGERS; encoded by the coding sequence ATGATCAACCTGCACCCGACAGCGAGGATCAGCCCGCTTAGCGACATCGAGGATTCCGTTCGCGGGACCCGGATCGTTGTGGGCGAGGCCTCCGTCATCGACAGCTTCGTCAAGATCAAGCCGGCCGGCGGTTCTGGCGACCTCGAGATCGGCCGTTTCTGCTATATCAACAGCGGCTGCGTCTTCTACACGGGCAACGGCATAAGCATCGCCGACAATGTGCTGATCGCCGCCAATTGCACCTTTGCGCCGGTCAACCACGCCTTCAAGGACAAGGACCGTCTGATCCGCGAACAAGGTTTCGAGCCGAGCCGCGGCGGCATCGTTGTCGAGGAGGACGTCTGGATCGGGGCGAATTCGGTGATCCTCGACGGCGCCATCCTTCGAAAGGGGTGCGTCATTGCCGCAGGCTCGATCGTGCGCGGCGAGGTCGAGGCCTATGCGATCTGCGGTGGCAATCCGCTGCGCCGGCTCGGCGAGAGGTCGTGA
- the rfbC gene encoding dTDP-4-dehydrorhamnose 3,5-epimerase, protein MSRFNRLSTPLPGLIVIERKQAGDERGFFSRFFCRDELRDFGADGSIAQINHTLTRNEGAIRGMHFQRPPHDETKFVSCLSGAVFDVAVDLRPDSPTYLKWHGEILSAENARSMMIPGGFAHGFQTLAEDCELLYLHDKAYAPDAEGGLNPLDPRLAIAWPLAVTQMSERDRAFGLL, encoded by the coding sequence ATGTCGCGCTTCAATCGCCTCTCCACGCCGCTTCCGGGCCTGATCGTCATCGAGCGAAAGCAGGCCGGCGACGAGCGCGGCTTCTTCTCGCGCTTCTTCTGCCGCGACGAGCTGCGTGATTTCGGAGCTGACGGATCCATCGCGCAGATCAATCACACTTTGACGCGCAACGAGGGGGCGATCCGCGGCATGCATTTCCAGCGGCCGCCCCATGACGAGACGAAATTCGTCTCCTGCCTGTCCGGCGCCGTCTTCGATGTCGCGGTCGACCTCCGGCCGGATTCGCCCACCTATCTCAAATGGCATGGCGAAATCCTGAGCGCGGAAAACGCCCGCTCCATGATGATCCCCGGCGGCTTCGCCCACGGCTTCCAGACGCTGGCAGAGGACTGCGAGCTTCTCTACCTGCACGACAAGGCTTACGCGCCGGACGCCGAAGGCGGGCTCAACCCGCTCGATCCGCGCCTCGCCATCGCCTGGCCGCTCGCGGTGACCCAGATGTCGGAGCGCGACCGCGCTTTCGGCTTGCTCTGA
- a CDS encoding ABC transporter ATP-binding protein: MTVTISVQNLSVVYDDFRALDAASIDVDAGESFGLVGESGSGKSTLLRALAGLAPVSKGAIRVQGRELRGARRDKAFYRAVQMVFQDPYGSLHPRQTIDRQLMEPLAIHGISDGERRILKALDEVGLGSGFRFRYPHQLSGGQRQRVAIARALILEPSILLLDEPTSALDASVQAEVLNLLEQVRRDRKLTFLMVSHDLGVVTHMCDRLAVMQVGRVVERLTSADLVAGRIAEDYTRNLMVASKGFRRKTA, from the coding sequence ATGACGGTGACTATTTCCGTTCAAAATCTCAGCGTCGTCTATGACGACTTCAGGGCGCTCGACGCCGCCAGCATAGACGTCGACGCCGGCGAATCCTTCGGCCTCGTCGGCGAGTCCGGCTCGGGCAAATCGACGCTGCTCCGGGCGCTCGCCGGGCTTGCCCCGGTCAGCAAGGGTGCGATCCGCGTCCAGGGGCGCGAGCTTCGCGGCGCGCGTCGCGACAAGGCGTTCTACCGCGCGGTGCAGATGGTGTTTCAGGATCCCTATGGTTCGCTGCATCCGCGCCAGACCATCGACCGGCAGTTGATGGAGCCGCTGGCGATCCACGGCATCAGTGACGGCGAACGCCGCATCCTGAAGGCGCTCGACGAAGTGGGCCTCGGCTCGGGCTTCCGCTTCCGCTATCCGCATCAGCTTTCCGGGGGTCAGCGCCAGCGTGTCGCAATCGCCCGGGCGCTGATCCTCGAACCTTCGATCCTGCTGCTCGACGAGCCAACCTCGGCGCTCGATGCGTCGGTACAAGCCGAGGTGCTGAATCTTCTCGAACAGGTGCGCCGCGACCGCAAGCTCACTTTCCTCATGGTCAGCCACGACCTCGGAGTCGTCACCCATATGTGCGACCGCCTTGCCGTGATGCAGGTGGGGCGTGTGGTCGAGCGGCTCACTTCGGCGGACCTCGTCGCGGGCCGCATTGCCGAGGACTATACGCGCAATCTGATGGTGGCCAGCAAAGGGTTCCGGCGAAAGACGGCGTAA